The DNA segment CGACCGCGGCCAGGGCTGAGTGCACCGTCGGCAGCACGAGCAAGACTGGACTGCCCAGCTGGTGGCGCTTGTTCTGGAGCAGGCGCAGGAGCGGCAGAAGGCTCGGGATTGCCCCAGGCACTTTGAGCTTGACTGGCTGCTGGAGCGGCAGGGGTGCCCCAGGCAGATTGCGCACTGGCATTAGGATTTGGTTGTCCCCAGGTATCTACCGGCACATTGGCGGGCGCAGCATTTGTTGGTGCCGGCTGTTCCCAGCTTTGCGCCACAGGAGCAGGCGCTTCGACAGCTGGCTGTGCGGGCATGCCGGTCATACTCGAGCCCGGTGTGCCCCAGGGAGCAGCGGGAGCGGGAGCCGGTCTGGCGGCACCAGCAGGCTCACCCCAGACGCCCTGACCCCATCCGCCAGTCGATGTCTGATCGGCTTGTGGTTGTTGGGCAGTCTCATTAGCGGGAGCTTGTGCGGGAGAAGGTGAAGGATCGGCCCATGGTGATGGCGCAGCTGGTTGTACTGCTACACCCCAGGCATCAAGTACAGGAGCAGCATCAGGCTGAGTCTGAGGCGGTGCGCCCCAGGGCAAGACAGCAGGTTGTTCCAGTCTCTCAGTAGTCGACGGTTGACTGTTATTTACTTCACCAGCAGGCAAAGAAGTAGAGGCCCAGGAAAAGCCCTCGTCGGCAGAAGCAGCGGCCGCACCAGATGCGGTATCAGCATTTTGTCCTAACTGGTCAAAGGAAAAATTGGAAGTTGGCTGAGGACTATTAAAGGAACTCAAAATCGGATCATCAGATGGCAGAGCCGGTGCCTCTGGCTCCATAGTCACGGCATCCTGAAGATCGATAACAGGATTATCAGTCGTTGAAGCACCAACGACAAAATCTTCGGCAGAAGCAGGCTCACTGGGCAAACCAAATGGCTGATCGCTCATGGCTGGTGCACTGGGGGCAGCGGCAACTTGCGGCTCAGGAACTGCACCCCAAGCATCTTGAGCCATGGAGGGCAGACCAGTGGCAGAAGCTTTAGCGGCATTGATTGATGCTTGAGAGTGCACTGCACTGAGAGTAGGGAAGCTACCAGATGAAAGACTGGGATTAGGCACGGACGCTGGCGGTGCCTCTACTGGCTCAACAGCCTTAGGCTCACTGGCTGGTGCAGCTTCTGCAATAGGAGGCGCGGCTTCAACGGCTACAGGGGCAGCTTCGACAGGTGCGGGGGAGGGCTCTGATACAGCCGGTCCGGGAGCTGGCGCTGGCTCTGGAGTCGGAGCAGATACAGCAGGAGCAGCGGGTGCAACATCTGCGGTCTGACTAGCCGCGGCAGGAGCGGCGCCATCAGATGGAGACTCTTCGGTCTTGTAAACCTTTGGCCAGTTGCCTTGCAAATAGCGCTCTTGCATCGAATTGACTTTTTCTTTGTCGCGGACAAGCGAAGCCAATTTTTCTTTGTTGGACTCGATGCGCAACTCCAACTCTTCGATTTGAGAGGTAATGATGTTGATCTCTTCGCGAGTTACTGCCTCTTTCTCAGTAAATTCGTCAAGGAGTTCCCGTAGCATTTCGGGATTGATAGCAACCATTTTTTGAAAATTCCTCTCAAATTTGAGTAGCCCTGACAGCCTTGAGCTTGTCAAAGGTAGCTCCAACCTACCGATATTAAAACACGCTATACAAGATTTGTAAGCGCCGCTGACCGTAAGGTAAGGCACTGACAATAAAAACTAAGTGTTTGAGCAGCTTCAAAAGACGATTTTAAGCCCCCGCGCATCCTTCTTAAACGGCTCCAGCAGCATCTTCTCCGCCAAGGCGGGCATAGTTTTTGGTTTCGGCAATCATGCACTGAAATAGCCACATACAAAATTGATCAAGAGTCTCAATTGGTGGATTGGCATCTTGCATACGCCACATCATGCCTTGCTCGGTTATCTTGACTTGTATGGTAGAAATTGGCTGATAATCATTTTCGGTGCGGCTCAGTGCCATGACTTTGCTTGTGGGCACAAGAAAACATTCGACTTTGTCATCACAACCACGCACCACGAGAGAACAAAGCCTGGTGGAAAAGCGGGCTCTGAAATAAGTCTTGGTTTCTTCTGCTTCGCGGAAACGGTTGTACTTGGTAACTTCGGTAACATCGCCAGAAATCGAGCCAGAGACATGCAGCTCTGTACCATTGGCGACCTGGTTAAACTCAAACATATAGCGCTGCAAAAGACCATAAATCTTGTCCACAAGAATGGCTATACCAGACTTGTAAATAGACTCGCGGTATACCTCTTGCAGATGCACACCGCGCTGGTCAGCTAAAAACTGCAAAGAGTCCTGCTTAAGCTGACTCATCCAGTCAGCACCAGGAGTCACGGGCTCTGACTCATGATAAACAAGAATTTGTTCTGAAACGGCTACAGACCAGTCAGGAGACTGGGCACCACCAGTGGCAGCGCCATTAGAAAACATAGAACGGTCGACGGTCCTGTGAGGAGCCGCCGTTTGCGGTTGAGGTTTGCCAGGATTGCCATCGAGGAACTTACGCACCTCCTTACTGGATCCCTTGCCCTGCTGAGGCCTACCGTCGTTCTTTCCGAACATATAATGAGATCTCCTTGCCCGCCAAATGAGCTATGCCCATATTTACCCGTCTTTAATCCACTATTACCAGCAAAAGCACTTGTTTTGCAGGATATTGATTAATTTTAGAGTTCTAGCCGGTTAGAGTCCGGCCAGTTGGGTAGCCCCTTCCTATGCCTTCTGTAAATATCTGACCAATTGTGTGTACTCGTTAAGATCGGCTGATGTCTGTTGCAGATCACTTCCATCGGCATAGACATGCACCAGGGGCTCCACGGCATCAGGCAAAACCAGGATCCAGTGATCCGGTCTGGTCTGAATCTTGACTCCATCGAGAAGTTCCATTGGTCTATCGTGATGCTTCTCCACAAGCAAACGCATCACGCGGCCTTTGCGCTCCCAGGGACAGTGCACCGAATCCACCTGATAAAAAAGCGGTGGCAAGTCGGCAACAGCCTGATGCAAAGTACGGCCCTGATAGGTCAAGTGCTCAAGCAATTGACCTACAGCAAACATGGCATCATAGCCGTTTTGAAACTCAGGGAAGATAAAGCAGCCATTGGCGCTGCCTCCCAAAACTGCCCCTTCTAATTTGGCAGTGGTGGTACCAATCTCAGTCTCAGATGCTTTGCAGCGCACTACTTTGCAGTTGTGTCTGGCAGCAATACGCTCAATCACAGAGCTGGCATTGACCGGCACTACGATGGTGTGTCCTGGCTTGTCGCGCAAGATGATATCAGCCACAGTAGCCAGCAAAAGCTCGCCGCGGATAATTTGTCCGGTCTCATCGACCAGAGTCATTTGCTCACCGTTGCGTCCAATCTGCACACCGAGATCGGCGTTGAGGGCTTTGACCACATCAGCAAACTGCTTGCGCATGGTGATGCGTTCTTCTTGCTTGGGTGGGCTATTGCGGATAGATGAATTGAGTACCACGGTCTCAATACCGAGCTGACCGAGCAAGTCCGGCAAGAGCACACCGGTCTCAGCCATGGCATAGTCGATTACGACTTTGGGCGCATGGGTAGACACAGAGCCAAGCTTGGTCTTACGTGTGTAGTTAGAGCCAGGCACGATACAAAACGGCACTTTGTCTTCTTCAAAGACTTGACCTTTGACGTGATTGAGAAACTCGTCAACATAATACTCACGCACACGGCTGGGGAACGAGATACTGCCTACATCAGACGGAGCGCAGCGAGGGAAATCCTCTTTAAAAAACGTAGTTTCAATTTTGCGTTCCATTGGTTTTGTAATGGCAACACCCTGACTATCAAAAAATTCAATAGTGATTTTTTCAATTTCTCTTTGCGAAACACGGACATGGACAAGTCCAGTCGCTCTCTGGGTTTTGACATAATAACGAGAGATTGGCAGTGACATCGACTCCAGGTTTTGCACCTCGATACCGACTGATGCCAACCCTGATACCACAGCGCGACTGATCATTTGCGATACCTTCCAGTAATCGCGACTAACGAGCACAGGACCGCTCTTGAGAGTGGCTCCGTAAGCCGCTGCCAGGTTGACAGCAAACTCGGGAGTAATATCCACGTTAGCAAGTCCACGTACACCGTGTGCACCAAATAAGGTGCGCGGCGCGCGAGTACCCCAGATCACTGAGTGCAATACTTTGGCACCAGAGTCAATATTTTTGTCTGGCCAGATGCGTACATCGGGGCTGACAGTGGCTTCCTGACCGACCGATGAGTTATCACCGATTATGGCACCTTCTAACAATTCGGCACTATTGTGGACAGTGGTGTTATTGCAAACCACACAAGCGCGCATCTGCACTTTGCTGCCGACATACACATTGGACCAGACCACAGGCTGTTTGAGCGAGGCTTTTTCTTGGATGGCTACATTTGAACCAATAGTTGTATAACTCGATATCACAGTCTCGCGGCCGATGCGGCAGTTTTCGCCTATCATCACAGGTGCTTCCAGTTTGACTGATGAGTCAATCTGCGTGCCCTGTCCAACAAAGATACCGGGCTCAATTTGAGGCAGGTCATTTTTGATTTTGACCAATCCATCAAGGACGTCGCGGTGAGCTTGTCTGTACACAGCGAGGTTACCGATATCGCACCAATAGCCGTCAGCGACGTAGCCAAACATGGGCTCATTGCGCAAGAGCAGTAACGGGAAGAGATCGTTTGAAAAG comes from the Candidatus Obscuribacter sp. genome and includes:
- a CDS encoding mannose-1-phosphate guanyltransferase, whose amino-acid sequence is MKAVIMAGGSGTRLRPLTCNLPKPMVPVANKPMSEHVVNLLKEHGFDEIIFALHYLPDAIRDHFGDGSDFGVKISYSVEEGKPLGTAGCVKAVQDHLDGTFIVISGDSLTDMNLSKALEFHKEKKSKATLILKRVENPLEYGVVITDNEGRIQRFVEKPSASEIFSDTVNTGTYILEPEVMLYVLMNREQDFSNDLFPLLLLRNEPMFGYVADGYWCDIGNLAVYRQAHRDVLDGLVKIKNDLPQIEPGIFVGQGTQIDSSVKLEAPVMIGENCRIGRETVISSYTTIGSNVAIQEKASLKQPVVWSNVYVGSKVQMRACVVCNNTTVHNSAELLEGAIIGDNSSVGQEATVSPDVRIWPDKNIDSGAKVLHSVIWGTRAPRTLFGAHGVRGLANVDITPEFAVNLAAAYGATLKSGPVLVSRDYWKVSQMISRAVVSGLASVGIEVQNLESMSLPISRYYVKTQRATGLVHVRVSQREIEKITIEFFDSQGVAITKPMERKIETTFFKEDFPRCAPSDVGSISFPSRVREYYVDEFLNHVKGQVFEEDKVPFCIVPGSNYTRKTKLGSVSTHAPKVVIDYAMAETGVLLPDLLGQLGIETVVLNSSIRNSPPKQEERITMRKQFADVVKALNADLGVQIGRNGEQMTLVDETGQIIRGELLLATVADIILRDKPGHTIVVPVNASSVIERIAARHNCKVVRCKASETEIGTTTAKLEGAVLGGSANGCFIFPEFQNGYDAMFAVGQLLEHLTYQGRTLHQAVADLPPLFYQVDSVHCPWERKGRVMRLLVEKHHDRPMELLDGVKIQTRPDHWILVLPDAVEPLVHVYADGSDLQQTSADLNEYTQLVRYLQKA